A section of the Malus sylvestris chromosome 17, drMalSylv7.2, whole genome shotgun sequence genome encodes:
- the LOC126611684 gene encoding uncharacterized protein LOC126611684 has translation MAPPGEFISGSRANNISKCKPPTLSFSADSLKRTISDISYELIKEVKIDQDLKSLPPISEVEDAKCECCGMSEECTPEYIDRVRDKFLGKWICGLCSEAVKEEVEKNGGNKEEALNSHISACVRFNKYSRAYPVLFQAEAMREMFKKSKSDGTGMRAKSISPKDKGGPKGKIARSSSCIPAITREMNDLSMA, from the coding sequence atggcACCTCCTGGAGAGTTTATTTCTGGCTCTAGGGCCAACAACATCTCCAAGTGTAAGCCACCAACGCTTTCATTCTCAGCAGATAGCCTTAAAAGAACAATATCCGACATCTCTTACGAGCTCATCAAAGAAGTCAAAATTGATCAGGATCTGAAATCCCTTCCGCCAATATCTGAGGTGGAAGATGCAAAGTGTGAATGTTGTGGCATGAGTGAAGAGTGCACGCCCGAGTACATAGACCGAGTGAGAGACAAGTTCTTGGGGAAGTGGATATGCGGGTTGTGTTCTGAGGCAGTGAAAGAAGAGGTTGAGAAAAATGGAGGAAATAAAGAAGAGGCTTTGAATTCACATATAAGTGCATGTGTTAGGTTTAACAAGTATAGTAGGGCGTATCCGGTTTTGTTTCAAGCTGAGGCTATGAGGGAGATGTTCAAGAAGAGTAAGTCAGACGGGACGGGCATGAGGGCTAAGTCAATTAGTCCGAAAGACAAAGGAGGGCCAAAGGGGAAGATTGCTCGGAGTTCAAGCTGCATTCCAGCGATTACGAGGGAGATGAACGATCTCTCCATGGCTTGA
- the LOC126611404 gene encoding uncharacterized protein LOC126611404 isoform X1: MVPGKSPLFSDQGFGDKNYSGNSNPVFWREIRRFSSRFQANSGHGRGNQRCDYYRRLRLFQNKRNNGKLRNYHKSYMMHRCDVFTYEILCRIEFLSYCRLRF; encoded by the exons ATGGTTCCCGGCAAGTCACCACTATTTTCCGACCAAG GGTTTGGTGACAAAAACTACTCGGGGAACTCCAACCCAGTTTTCTGGAGAGAGATCCGGCGGTTTTCGAGCCGTTTTCAGGCCAACTCCGGCCACGGCCGAGGAAACCAAAG gtgcgattACTATCGGAGACTTCGGTTGTTCCAGAATAAACGAAATAACGGAAAATTACGAAATTATCATAAATCTTACATGATGCACAG ATGTGATGTTTTTACTTACGAAATATTGTGCCGTATTGAATTTTTGAGCTATTgcaggctacg gttttag
- the LOC126611404 gene encoding uncharacterized protein LOC126611404 isoform X2, with protein MVPGKSPLFSDQGFGDKNYSGNSNPVFWREIRRFSSRFQANSGHGRGNQRCDYYRRLRLFQNKRNNGKLRNYHKSYMMHRF; from the exons ATGGTTCCCGGCAAGTCACCACTATTTTCCGACCAAG GGTTTGGTGACAAAAACTACTCGGGGAACTCCAACCCAGTTTTCTGGAGAGAGATCCGGCGGTTTTCGAGCCGTTTTCAGGCCAACTCCGGCCACGGCCGAGGAAACCAAAG gtgcgattACTATCGGAGACTTCGGTTGTTCCAGAATAAACGAAATAACGGAAAATTACGAAATTATCATAAATCTTACATGATGCACAG gttttag
- the LOC126611403 gene encoding homeobox-leucine zipper protein ATHB-15-like codes for MAMSCKDGNKHALDNGKYVRYTPEQVEALERLYHDCPKPSSIRRQQLIRECPILSHIEPKQIKVWFQNRRCREKQRKEASRLQAVNRKLTAMNKLLMEENDRLQKQVSHLVYENGYFRQHTQGTTLATKDTSCESVVTSGQHHLTPQHPPRDASPAGLLSIAEETLAEFLSKATGTAVEWVQMPGMKPGPDSIGIVAISHGCTGVAARACGLVGLDPTRVAEILKDLPLWLRDCRAVDVLNVLPTANGGTIELLYMQLYAPTTLAPACDFWLLRYTSILEDGSLVICMRSLKNTQNGPTMPPVQHFVRAEMLPSGYLIRPCEGGGSIIHIVDHMDLEPCSVPEVLRPLYESSAVLAQKMTMAALRQLRQIAHEVSQSNVTGWGRRPAALRALSQRLSRGFNEALNGFTDEGWSLMGNDGMDDVTILINSSPDKLMGLNLSFGNGFPAVSNSVLCAKASMLLQNVPPAILLRFLREHRSEWADNNIDAYSAAAVKVGPCSLAGSRVGTFGGQVILPLAHTLEHEEFLEVIKLEGVGHSLEDAMMPREMFLLQLCSGMDENAVGSCAELIFAPIDASFADDAPLLPSGFRIIPLDYGKESASPNRTLDLASALEIGPTGNKGSGEYSANAGCVRSVMTIAFEFACESHMQEHVASMARQYVRSIISSVQRVALALSPSHLSSQAGLRSPLGTPEAQTLARWICNSYRCYLGVELLKSGNERSESILKSLWHHSDAIMCCSLKALPVFTFANQAGLDMLETTLVALQDITLEKIFDDHGRKTLCSEFPQIMQQGFTCLPGGICLSSMGRPVSYERAVAWKVLNEEETAHCMCFLFVNWSFV; via the exons ATGGCTATGTCCTGCAAGGATGGTAATAAACATGCATTGGATAATGGCAAGTATGTGAGGTACACACCTGAGCAGGTTGAAGCCCTTGAGAGGCTGTATCATGATTGCCCCAAACCCAGTTCGATTCGTCGCCAACAGCTTATTCGGGAGTGCCCGATTCTCTCCCACATCGAGCCAAAACAGATTAAGGTCTGGTTCCAGAACAGAAG ATGTAGGGAGAAGCAGAGGAAAGAGGCTTCGCGCCTCCAAGCTGTCAACAGGAAGCTCACTGCTATGAATAAGCTACTAATGGAAGAAAATGATAGGTTGCAGAAGCAGGTGTCTCACTTGGTGTATGAAAATGGTTATTTCCGTCAGCATACCCAGGGG ACAACGCTTGCAACCAAAGACACAAGTTGTGAATCGGTGGTGACGAGTGGCCAACACCATTTGACACCTCAGCATCCGCCAAGGGATGCAAGTCCTGCAGG ACTTTTGTCCATTGCAGAAGAAACTTTAGCAGAGTTTCTTTCAAAGGCTACTGGAACTGCTGTTGAGTGGGTCCAAATGCCTGGAATGAAg CCTGGTCCGGATTCCATTGGAATCGTTGCTATTTCTCATGGTTGCACTGGAGTGGCAGCACGTGCCTGCGGCCTGGTGGGTCTAGACCCTACCAGG GTTGCGGAGATCCTCAAAGATCTACCTTTGTGGTTACGTGATTGCCGTGCTGTagatgttttaaatgtattgcCTACAGCAAACGGTGGAACCATTGAGCTGCTCTACATGCAG CTCTATGCGCCGACAACTTTGGCGCCTGCCTGTGATTTCTGGCTGTTGCGCTATACTTCTATTTTAGAGGATGGCAGCCTTGTG ATTTGTATGAGATCTCTGAAAAACACTCAGAATGGTCCAACCATGCCTCCAGTGCAGCATTTTGTTAGAGCAGAAATGCTGCCTAGTGGATACCTTATACGACCCTGTGAAGGGGGAGGTTCAATCATACATATTGTTGACCATATGGATTTGGAG CCTTGTAGCGTGCCTGAAGTCCTGCGCCCATTGTATGAATCATCAGCTGTCCTTGCTCAAAAGATGACAATGGCG GCTTTACGTCAGCTGAGGCAGATAGCGCATGAGGTTTCCCAATCTAATGTCACAGGTTGGGGAAGACGCCCTGCAGCTCTACGAGCATTAAGCCAAAGGCTTAGCAG gggttttaatgaggcacttAATGGATTTACTGATGAGGGGTGGTCATTGATGGGAAATGATGGCATGGATGATGTTACTATCCTCATAAACTCGTCTCCTGACAAGTTAATGGGCTTAAACCTGTCCTTTGGTAATGGATTTCCAGCTGTCAGTAATTCCGTCTTATGTGCTAAAGCATCGATGCTGTTACAG AATGTACCCCCTGCTATACTTCTTCGGTTCCTGCGTGAGCACAGATCAGAATGGGCAGACAACAATATTGATGCTTACTCAGCTGCAGCTGTTAAAGTCGGGCCTTGTAGCTTAGCTGGGTCTCGAGTTGGAACTTTCGGAGGTCAAGTTATACTTCCCCTGGCCCACACTCTTGAGCATGAAGAG TTCTTGGAAGTCATTAAATTGGAAGGTGTTGGCCATTCTCTCGAAGATGCAATGATGCCGAGAGAAATGTTTCTTTTGCAA CTGTGCAGTGGAATGGATGAGAATGCTGTGGGTTCCTGTGCTGAACTCATTTTCGCTCCCATTGATGCTTCTTTTGCTGATGATGCACCTCTTCTACCGTCTGGTTTTCGCATCATTCCTCTTGATTATGGGAAG gAATCTGCCAGTCCAAATCGCACCTTGGACCTTGCTTCTGCTCTTGAAATTGGGCCAACTGGAAATAAAGGATCTGGTGAATATTCTGCAAATGCGGGTTGTGTAAGATCTGTGATGACTATAGCATTTGAATTTGCTTGTGAGAGCCACATGCAAGAGCATGTAGCATCCATGGCCCGGCAATATGTTCGCAGCATTATATCGTCAGTTCAGAGGGTGGCATTAGCTCTCTCTCCTTCACATTTGAGTTCACAGGCTGGTCTTCGGTCACCACTTGGTACTCCTGAAGCGCAAACACTTGCTCGTTGGATCTGTAACAGTTACAG GTGCTATTTGGGTGTGGAGCTGCTCAAATCTGGCAATGAAAGAAGTGAATCCATCCTCAAATCCTTGTGGCATCACTCGGATGCAATTATGTGCTGCTCTCTGAAG GCATTGCCAGTTTTCACCTTTGCAAACCAGGCAGGGCTCGACATGCTGGAGACCACCTTGGTTGCGCTCCAAGACATAACTTTGGAAAAGATATTTGATGACCATGGACGAAAGACTCTATGCTCGGAATTCCCCCAAATAATGCAACAG GGTTTCACATGTCTTCCAGGTGGCATCTGTCTTTCGAGCATGGGGCGACCGGTGTCATATGAGAGAGCGGTGGCTTGGAAGGTGTTGAACGAAGAGGAGACGGCTCACTGCATGTGTTTCTTGTTTGTAAACTGGTCTTTCGTCTGA